TTCGGCCGCCACGCGATGCGCACGGTGCTGCCACTTTTGCTGTCGGCAGTTGCAAAGGCAGGTTCACCCCATTTCAGCGACTCCTCCAGCGGTCCGACGCCGGGTGTCTTTGCGGCGACCATGCATACGATCTCGCGCAGCGCCAGCACGCGCTGACGGATCACTGGCGGATATTCCGCGAGCTTCATCGCCACTGCTTGAGGCAGTGCTGGTGGCTCGATGCGCGCGAGCGATGGCGATGACTTTGGCATGGGTAGATTTTGCAGCGCAACGGCGAACCTGCCAACAGGCAATACTTGAGCTGTGGCAGCGTTGCACGCGGCAAACCCACTCCCCAAGTCAAACTCATTTGCCGTTTGAAATCGGAGCACTAACCGGCGACAAATGGCAGCCGCTATCCTTGCGCCACGCAACAAGGAGGAAGTTCGCCATGACCGAACACGTCACCATCGCCGTTGACGGGCCGATCCTGACCCTGACACTCAATCGCCCCGACAAGAAAAACGCGCTGACCAATGCGATGTACGGCGCACTCGCTGACGGCCTGCAGCGCGCCCAAGACGACGCGGCCATTCGTTGCGTGCTGCTGCGCAGTTCGAGTGACTGTTTCACGGCGGGCAACGATCTGGGTGATTTCGCGGCCATTTCCGCCGGCGCGGGCCCCGCCGAGCGTCACGTCAACCGCTTTCTGCACGGTCTCGCCGCTGCCGACAAGCCGATCGTTGCCGCCGTGCACGGTCTCGCCGTCGGCGTCGGCACCACCATGCTGCTGCACTGCGATGTCGTCTGTGTCACCGAGCAGGCGCGGCTGACCACGCCGTTCGTGAATCTCGCTCTTGTCCCCGAAGCGGCGTCGAGCCTGTTGATGCAGGCGCGTATCGGCTACGCCCGTGCCTACAGCCTGTTCGCGCTCGGTGAGCCCGTCGATGGCAAGACTGCCGTCGAATGGGGTCTGGCGCGGCATCTGGTGGCGCCGGAGGCACTGCACGCCAAGGCACTGGCGGTGGCGCACACGCTGGCCGAGAAGCCGATCGGTGCCCTGCGCGCCACCAAGCGCCTGATGCGCGATGCAGCACTCATCGCGCAGACGATGGACCGCGAAAGCGCTGTCTTTGCCGAGCGCCTGAAGAGCCCGGAGGCCGCCGAGGCGTTCCGCGCCTTCGCCGAGAAGCGGGCGCCGGATTTCAAGCGCGTCGCTTCCTGACAATTCGCCGCTATTTCGCTGCCAGCCCCAGGCGCTCAATCAGCAGCTTGTCCTTGGCGAAGGTCTCGCGCGCCCATTTGGCGTAATCCTCACCGCTGCGATACCAGAGGTCCTGATTGAGCTGATCGAGCACTTCGAGGTGCTTCGGGTCGTCCATCGCCTTCTTGAAGGCATCATGCAGCGTCTTCATCACGGCCGGGTCCATGCCTTTCGGCCCAACCAGACCGTAGGGCGAATTGCCGATCACGTTGTAGCCGAGGTCCTTCGCAGTGGGCACATTGGGCCAGCGTTTGGTGCGCTTTTCGCCAAAGGTGGCGAGCAGGCGCATCTGGCCGCCATCGACGTATTTGTCCCAGCCGCTGGCATCGCTGCCGGCCATCACGTGACCGCCGAGCAGCGCGGCCATCAGGTCAGCGTTGCCCTTGAACGGCACATGGTTGAGCTGCACGCCGGCGCCGGCTGCCAGCTCTTCCAGCAGCAAATGCGGCGAAGTGCCGGTGCCGGTGGAGCCGTAGTCGATCTTGCCCGGCGCTTTGCGCGCGGCTTCGATGTACTCGTTGAAGGACTTGTACGGCGAGTCGCCCTTCACCACAAAGCCGAAGGTGTAGCCCGACACACCGATGATGAAGCTGAAATCGTTGAGCGGGTGCCACATCGTTTTCTGCATGTGCGGAATGCGCAGCATGCCCATCGGGTACTGCGCGATGGTGTAGCCGTCGGGCTTCGCCGCCAGCGCCATGTTGCCGGGGCCCAGGGTGCCGCCCCCGCCTGGCTGGTTCTGCACCACGATGCTCTGGCCAAGATGCTTGCTGGCGAGATCGGCCAGCGCGCGCAGGTGGCGATCAGTCGATCCACCGGCGGGCCAGGGCACGATCATGGTGATCGGTTTGTTCGGGTAGGCCTGCGCCAGCGCGCTGCTGCTGCCGAGCAACAGCGACGCGCAGGTGGTCAGCGCCAGCGCAAGGCCGGCTGTAGTGGTCAGTTTCATCGATTTCCTCCTTGCCCCAATGCGGCGGGGTTACCGGCAATTATTGCGGCATTTGCCGATGCTGCATCACCGCCCGCCAGGCCGCCAGTTTCTGCTCGAACGAGCGACCGGCGTGCGCCGGACTGGTGGACGGCAATCGCGTACAGGGCAGATCGAACCCCGCGAGCGCCGGCAGCACGCCGAGCCGGAAGCAGCGCTCGGCGGCGGCGCCGTTGAAATAGACGTGGTCAATGTGCGGACAGCGGGCGAACAGGCCGGCGAAATCGTTGGCGATCATCGTGCTCTGGTCGATGGCGGAATCCAGGCTGCCGGGGCGTACACAGGATTGCAGCGCATCCCACAGCGCAATGCCACCCGCCAGCAGGGCCCGCGTCCGCTCGACGTACGGCATTGCGGGATCAAAACCGAGCAAGGCGGCCATGATCGGCCAGAAGGCATTGCGCGGATGAGCGTAATACTGCCCCGCCGCCAGCGATGCCATCCCCGGCATGCTGCCGAGGATCAGTACTCTGGCGTTGGGCAAAGCGATGGGCGGAAAGCTGGCTACCCGACTCGTCGTCTGCGGCGGCATGGTGGCCGCTGATTGCGGTCGAAATTTGGCCGCCATGGACTATAAGCTTTTTAGCAAGAACCGCATTGGCGATGGGCTCGTCAGCAAATTCGTTATTAAGTCGACTTTTATGCTTTTCAGCATCTTATCCCATAATGAATAAGGGTTTCGTTGCAAAGATGCTGGCAATGTTGCCTTCACTTTTCTGCGCATTGACTATCCGCCGCACGTCTCCTTCAGTGCGCGCCCGACCCAACCCCGCGCCGGGGGATGCGGCCGGCTGCGAAAATACCAGCTTCGCGTCCACCCCTGCTCCTCCTTGACCGCACTTGACCACAACGCGTGGCGCCTGACCACGGCGCCGATGATGGACTGGACTGACCGCCATTGTCGCGTACTGTTCCGCCACCTCGCGCCCAGCGCCCGGCTGTACACCGAGATGGTGACCACCGGCCCGCTGATTTACGGCAACGCCGAGCAGCATCGCCGCCACCTGAAGTTCACCGCAGTCGAGCATCCGGTCGCGCTGCAACTGGGTGGCAGCGAGCGCGAGGACCTCGCCCGCGCCGCGAAGCTGGGCGCTGATTTTGGTTACGACGAGATCAACCTCAACTGCGGTTGCCCCAGCGAGCGGGTGCAGCGCGGTGCCTTCGGTGCCTGCCTGATGGCCGAGCCGACGCTGGTAGCCGATTGCGTGAAGGCGATGATTGACGCCGTGCCGTCGGGCGTGCCAGTGACCGTCAAGCACCGCATCGGGCTCGACTACAACGAAAGCTACGATTTCGTGCGCGACTTTGTCGGCACCGTCGCCGAAGCGGGTTGCCGTGTCTTCATCGTGCATGCCCGCAACGCCGTGCTCAAGGGACTGAGCCCGAAGGAAAACCGCGAAGTACCGCCGTTGCGCTACGACGTGGTGACTCGCCTTCGCACGGACTTCCCTTCGCTGATATTGGTGCTGAACGGCGGCATTACTACGGCTCAGCAGTGCCTGGATCTGCTGGATGGGTCCGTCGGCACGGTGCCCTCACAGCCCCACGGCGTCATGCTCGGCCGCGCGGCGTATCACGACAGCTACATGCTGGCGCACACGGAAAACGCCCTGTTCGGCACGCCGCTGCCGTCGCGCGACCAGATCGTCGAACAGATGATCGAATACACCGCCCGCGAGATCGAAGCGACCCGCGGCCAGCAGTTTCACACCCGGGTGCGCGATGTTGCCCGCCACATGCTTGGCCTCTATAGCGGGCAGGTAGGCGGCAAGGCGTGGCGGCGCATGCTGTCCGACGCCCGCCTGCTGAACGACAATGATCCCGAGCTGCTGCGGCGCGCCATGCCCTACCAGAGCGACTACGACGACCACCGGCAGCCGCTGCTCGATGCGCTGAGCGGCTGAACCCTCGCCGAGCCGCAGCAAGCGCAACCTGCGGCTACTCGATCTTGAGCCCGGTTTTTTCGATGATGCGCTTCCAGGTGGCTTGTTCCTTGCGAATGAACGTCGCGAACTGCTCGGGGGTACCCCCGCCAGCACGGGCATCATCCTTGGCAAACTTGGCGGTGATGCCACTACTCTTGAGCGCTTTGTCAGCGGCGGCGGCGAGCTTGTCGACAATCACTTTCGGCGTTTTCGCCGGCACCAGAATGCCGTACCACTGCGATGTCTCGAAGTCCTTGTAGCCACTCTCAGCGACCGTCGGAACATTCGGCAACGAAGCCATGCGTTCATGCGAGCCAACGGCCAGCGCGCGCAGTTTGCCGGCGCTGATCTGCCCCATCAGTGCCGGGGCGCCAGTGAAGGTCGCCTGCACGCGACCGCCAAGAATGTCCTGCAGCATAGGCCCGGTCCCCTTGTAGGGCACGTGGGTGGCCTTGATGCCGCTCTCCGCCATGAAATACTCCATCGCCAGATGGCCGGAAGAACCATTGCCTGCCGAGCCATAGGTGATCGAATCCGGCTTCGCCTTGGCCAGCGCGACGAACTCCTTGAGCGTCTTCGCCGGAACATCCGGCGCGACGGCGAGCACATTCGGCACCCGCGCCAGCAGGATCACCGGGGCAAACTCCTTGTTCACATCGTAGGGATGCTTCGGCATGGCATAGGGATTCACCGCCAGGGTGCCAACGTGGCCGAGGATGATGGTGTGGCCATCGGGATCAGCCTTCGACACTTCGGTCATGGCGATCACGCCGGCGCCGCCGGGCTTGTTCTCCACGAACACTGTCTGGCCCAACGCCGTTGATAGTTCCTGTGCCACCGCACGGGCAACTATTTCACTGGTACCACCCGGCGCAAACGGCACCACAAAGCGGACTGGCTTGGTCGGCCACTGCTGGCCCGTTGCGGTCAATGAAACGCCGGCCAGGGCAAGCGCTAGCAATTTTCTGATCATGAGTTCTCTCTAAGCTTTCGGGTAGTCAGTCGACGGAAATGCCACGCTCACGAACGAGCCTGGCCCAAAGTGTGGTCTGCTGGCGGACGAACTGCTGCGCCGCGTCTGGCCTTGCGGTCTGGATTTCGCCGCCGAGCTGGGCGATGCGTGCCTTCACGTCGGCAGCGTCAAGCGTCTTTTGCAGCGCTGCAGCCAGCTTGCCGATGATCGCCTCGGAAGTGCCAGCCGGGGCGAACAGCACATTCCACTCGTACACCTCGTAGCCAGCAACGCCCGCCTCTGCCATCGTCGGTACTGCCGGCAGAATCGGCGACCGGCGGGCACTGGTCACCGCCAGCGGCTTCAGCTTGCCCGCCTGCACGTGTTGCAGCGTGGAGGCGAGGTTGCCGAAGAACACCGGCACCTGGCCCCCAATCACATCGTTGAGCGCCGGTGCACCGCCTTTGTAGGGCACGTGCAGCATGTCGACACCGGCCGCGCTCTCGAACATCGCACCAGCCAGATGCTGCGCCGAGCCGTTGCCAGACGAGGCGTAAGACACCCCGTTCTTCTTTGCCTTGGCCAGCGCGACCAGCTCTTTCACCGACGCCGCCGGTACCGACGGATTGACCAGCAGCACATTGGGAAACAGCGCAATCACGCCGACCGGCCGGAACGCCTTGTCGCTGTCATACGGCAGCCTGGGGAACAGTGCCGGGTTCACTGCGAACGACGACGCATCCAGCATCAGCGTGTAGCCATCAGGCGCCGCCTTGGCCACAGCGGATGCGCCGATCTGGCCACTGGCACCGGGCTTGTTCTCAATGATGACGGGTTGTCCCAGCGCTTCGCCCAGCTTCGGCGCGATCAGGCGAGCCATGGTGTCGGCGCCACCACCAGCGGGATAGGTCACCACCAGGGTGATTGGCTTGGTGGGCCATGTCTGGGCGTGTGCCGCACCGGCGACGATAGCCAGTAACGACGCCGCCACGGCGTACAGAACATTTCGACTCATGATGGTTCCTCCGGAGATATCGGTGTGCGTGTTGCCGCTAGCGCAGTTGCGCCGTGTAGTGAAAGGAAAGAGCGTCGCCGAACGAGTGGCGCAGCTCGACGCGACGCCCCGCCATGTCGAAGGCGATACGCGCTACGCGAGCGCAGGGCGCGTCTGGCTGCAACTGCAAGGCGGCGGCAACATCGTCGGTCGCCAGACAAAAGGTGACGTTGTCTTCGGCCTTGTGCACGGTGACGCCAGCCAGCCGCTGCAACATCGGATACAGCAAATCTTCCCACTCCGACTTGTTGAGCGGCACCAGCGCGTCAAACATCGGCAGCGGCAGCCAGATCCGCTCATACAGGCAGGGCCGGGCATTCAGCGAGCGGACGCGCGTCAGCGCCAGCACGCGGCTGCCGGGCGGCAGGCCCAGCGCCGTCGTGACCTCTTGCGGGGCATTGAGCACCCGTTTGCCGACGATGCGGGATTGCGGCACTTCGTCCGCCGTGGTCGCCGCAGCGGGCGACGCGGCGCGGAAGCGAAAGAAGCGCAGCAGGCTGGCGCCGCCAATACCGTTGGACACAAAGGTACCGCGGCCGTGGACGCGTTCCAGCAGGCCTTCGCTGACCAGCACGGCAATCGCCTGACGCATGGTTCCGAGCGCCACGCCGCAGGATTTCGCCAGCTGGGTTTCAGCCGGAATAGCGCTGCCCGGAGCCCACTCACCGCTCAGGATGTGACCGCGCAGCGTGGACGCCAGCGAGCCATAACGGCTCAGGCCGGCGGCAGTTGCAGCAACAATCGGCTCAACCGTGGAACTGGAAGAAAACATGGAGCAAAGGGATTGGCAGGGACAGCAGAAGACGATATTCGCAAGATTTCCGCAAATTATAGTCCTCTAGAGGTCTAGAATTCCAGCCATGACAATCAGCAGCCCCTCTGCCAGCTCTGCCAGCCCTGCCCCCCTCGCTTCCGGCAAACCGGATCGCGAGTCAGGTTGCGTCGCCTGCCCGCCCGCCTGTGATTGCCACTTCCATGTGTTCACCGCCAGGGAGAGCAGTCCCGGCGCCCGTTACCAGCCGGCTTACACGGCATCGTTTGGAGACTGGCGCGCGCTTTCGGGCAAAGCAGGCATCGGGCGTGGAATCGTGGTGCAACCCAGTTTTCTCGGCGCTGACAATCGCCTGCTGCTGCAAACGCTGCAACAAGCGCCCGAGGCCTTGCGCGGGGTCGCTGTGGTCGCAGACAACGTCAATCTGGTCGAGATGAGGCGACTTCATGACACCGGAGTACGCGGCATACGCCTCAACCTGATGGGAATGAACGACGATGCCGAGCACCTGCGCGCCCTGCCCTCAGCGTGGTGGGGCAACCTGATGGCGAGCGGGATGCATCTCGAGTTGCATGCAGATGTCGGCCGGATCGCCACCCTGCTGCCATGGGTGCCTTCGGGCGTGACGGTGGTGCTGGATCACTTCGCCAAGCCTGCTGCAGCGAACGCAGACGACCCGACTTTGCGTGCAGTGCAGCGGCGAGCAGGTAATGGTGATGCCGTCTACATCACCTTGAGCGGTGTCTATCGGCTGGGGGGCAGCGACGAGCGCAGTGGTTCAATGCCGGGCAACGACCATGCTCGCGCGCTTGCTCGCCTGTGGCTTGACGTTTTGGGCAGCAAGCGTCTGCTCTGGGGCAGTGACTGGCCGTGCACCAATCACGAGGCGCATGCCGACTACGACCGTTTGCGCAGTCAACTCGATTGGCTGATTGCCGACGACGCTACCCGCGCTGCAATCCTGGCTGACAACCCTGCGGCCCTGTACTGGCGGGCTTGACGTCTGCAGCCGCAGTGGAACTCGTCAAGCGACAGAAAACTCGGTCAGATGGTTGTAGACATGCATTGCATGCGCCGCAGCGTAAGCCTTTTTGTCGAGCGCCCCGTAGGCGAAGTGAGGTTGCAGCGCACCGTTGAACTTGTCGAAGTCGGCGAGTGCTTTCAGCGCCCGATCCAGCGCTGCGGTCTGGTCATCGGTGGCGGCAATAGCTGGAGCGCCGGGGATGGGCTCGGTGAGGCTGTGCTTCATCGCGCCCTTCGAGTGAAACACGGCAAACGCCGCCGCGCCCACCGTACTCTGGAAAAGCGGCGACTTCGGCTGCGGAAAACCAGTCATCGAATACTCAATACTCTGCGCCAGATGCGCGAACACCTGCGCCGGATTCCAGCCACCCGCATGGTTGATTTTCGTGCCGCGCAAGCGGGCCAGCGCGTCAGTCGCCGCAGCAACGGTCAGCGGATGCTTGCCGCTCGGCAGGGCGATCCATCCCGCAGTGGCAGCAGCCGCTACCACGCCGGCGCCAAGGACGATTCTGCGATTCATGGGAGTCGTATCCTGTATTTGCCACGTTGGCTGATGCGGAATTGTCGGCCAAACAGCGCGAAAGCCTACAGGGCAAAAGCTCTACCAACTCAGGTTACTCAGGCGCGCAGCCACCACTGAACGATGCGTGCAGCATTGCCGTTCATCGTCTTCGCATCGAACATCACCTGATCCAGCACAGTGAAATCGGCGAATAGCGCGGCTAACCACGCCATCGTGTGATGCCGCACCAGGCCGCCGTCGGGCAGGCGGAAGACTCCGTAAGGCAGCACGGACCGCGCCGCAGCGTCGGTGCTGGTCTCTGCAGCAAATGCGTCATAGCGACTGACGTTGCGAGCGTCACCTTGCAACGGATAGTCACTCACCAGCAACAGGCCTCCGGGCTGCAGAACGCGGCGCAACTCGGCGATCAGATCGCGCTGCGCGGCATCATCAGCGATGCATGTCAGCACGGCAAACAGCACGACTGCATCGAACTGTCCATCGGCGAAGGGCAGCGTCGCGCCATCAACCACGTCAAACCTGGCGCCGGGATGTTCACGCTGCGCGGTGGCGATCATCTCGGGCGAGTAGTCGACGCCGACCACATTGCGGTAGCCAGACTTTCCGAGCTCGCCACACAGCCGCCCGCGCCCGCAACCGTAGTCAAGCACGGCGGCGGTGGCCGGTACCACTCGCTGGAAGCGCTCGCCATCAAGGGGGTGGGCAAATACCTTGCCCTGCGCCGCGCGGTCCCAGAACTGTATTTGCGACCCGCCCGCCGATTCAGCGGCAGCCACGGTTGTTGCAG
This is a stretch of genomic DNA from Casimicrobium huifangae. It encodes these proteins:
- a CDS encoding DUF1801 domain-containing protein, with the protein product MPKSSPSLARIEPPALPQAVAMKLAEYPPVIRQRVLALREIVCMVAAKTPGVGPLEESLKWGEPAFATADSKSGSTVRIAWRPKQPSQYAMYFNCQTTLVDSFKTMFPTAFRYEGNRALVFEQGDEIAVEALRICIAMALTYHRERKAAKAPR
- a CDS encoding enoyl-CoA hydratase-related protein; the protein is MTEHVTIAVDGPILTLTLNRPDKKNALTNAMYGALADGLQRAQDDAAIRCVLLRSSSDCFTAGNDLGDFAAISAGAGPAERHVNRFLHGLAAADKPIVAAVHGLAVGVGTTMLLHCDVVCVTEQARLTTPFVNLALVPEAASSLLMQARIGYARAYSLFALGEPVDGKTAVEWGLARHLVAPEALHAKALAVAHTLAEKPIGALRATKRLMRDAALIAQTMDRESAVFAERLKSPEAAEAFRAFAEKRAPDFKRVAS
- a CDS encoding tripartite tricarboxylate transporter substrate binding protein, with product MKLTTTAGLALALTTCASLLLGSSSALAQAYPNKPITMIVPWPAGGSTDRHLRALADLASKHLGQSIVVQNQPGGGGTLGPGNMALAAKPDGYTIAQYPMGMLRIPHMQKTMWHPLNDFSFIIGVSGYTFGFVVKGDSPYKSFNEYIEAARKAPGKIDYGSTGTGTSPHLLLEELAAGAGVQLNHVPFKGNADLMAALLGGHVMAGSDASGWDKYVDGGQMRLLATFGEKRTKRWPNVPTAKDLGYNVIGNSPYGLVGPKGMDPAVMKTLHDAFKKAMDDPKHLEVLDQLNQDLWYRSGEDYAKWARETFAKDKLLIERLGLAAK
- a CDS encoding DNA-deoxyinosine glycosylase, whose product is MAAKFRPQSAATMPPQTTSRVASFPPIALPNARVLILGSMPGMASLAAGQYYAHPRNAFWPIMAALLGFDPAMPYVERTRALLAGGIALWDALQSCVRPGSLDSAIDQSTMIANDFAGLFARCPHIDHVYFNGAAAERCFRLGVLPALAGFDLPCTRLPSTSPAHAGRSFEQKLAAWRAVMQHRQMPQ
- the dusA gene encoding tRNA dihydrouridine(20/20a) synthase DusA, encoding MTALDHNAWRLTTAPMMDWTDRHCRVLFRHLAPSARLYTEMVTTGPLIYGNAEQHRRHLKFTAVEHPVALQLGGSEREDLARAAKLGADFGYDEINLNCGCPSERVQRGAFGACLMAEPTLVADCVKAMIDAVPSGVPVTVKHRIGLDYNESYDFVRDFVGTVAEAGCRVFIVHARNAVLKGLSPKENREVPPLRYDVVTRLRTDFPSLILVLNGGITTAQQCLDLLDGSVGTVPSQPHGVMLGRAAYHDSYMLAHTENALFGTPLPSRDQIVEQMIEYTAREIEATRGQQFHTRVRDVARHMLGLYSGQVGGKAWRRMLSDARLLNDNDPELLRRAMPYQSDYDDHRQPLLDALSG
- a CDS encoding Bug family tripartite tricarboxylate transporter substrate binding protein, giving the protein MIRKLLALALAGVSLTATGQQWPTKPVRFVVPFAPGGTSEIVARAVAQELSTALGQTVFVENKPGGAGVIAMTEVSKADPDGHTIILGHVGTLAVNPYAMPKHPYDVNKEFAPVILLARVPNVLAVAPDVPAKTLKEFVALAKAKPDSITYGSAGNGSSGHLAMEYFMAESGIKATHVPYKGTGPMLQDILGGRVQATFTGAPALMGQISAGKLRALAVGSHERMASLPNVPTVAESGYKDFETSQWYGILVPAKTPKVIVDKLAAAADKALKSSGITAKFAKDDARAGGGTPEQFATFIRKEQATWKRIIEKTGLKIE
- a CDS encoding tripartite tricarboxylate transporter substrate binding protein; protein product: MSRNVLYAVAASLLAIVAGAAHAQTWPTKPITLVVTYPAGGGADTMARLIAPKLGEALGQPVIIENKPGASGQIGASAVAKAAPDGYTLMLDASSFAVNPALFPRLPYDSDKAFRPVGVIALFPNVLLVNPSVPAASVKELVALAKAKKNGVSYASSGNGSAQHLAGAMFESAAGVDMLHVPYKGGAPALNDVIGGQVPVFFGNLASTLQHVQAGKLKPLAVTSARRSPILPAVPTMAEAGVAGYEVYEWNVLFAPAGTSEAIIGKLAAALQKTLDAADVKARIAQLGGEIQTARPDAAQQFVRQQTTLWARLVRERGISVD
- a CDS encoding GntR family transcriptional regulator, with amino-acid sequence MFSSSSTVEPIVAATAAGLSRYGSLASTLRGHILSGEWAPGSAIPAETQLAKSCGVALGTMRQAIAVLVSEGLLERVHGRGTFVSNGIGGASLLRFFRFRAASPAAATTADEVPQSRIVGKRVLNAPQEVTTALGLPPGSRVLALTRVRSLNARPCLYERIWLPLPMFDALVPLNKSEWEDLLYPMLQRLAGVTVHKAEDNVTFCLATDDVAAALQLQPDAPCARVARIAFDMAGRRVELRHSFGDALSFHYTAQLR
- a CDS encoding amidohydrolase family protein codes for the protein MTISSPSASSASPAPLASGKPDRESGCVACPPACDCHFHVFTARESSPGARYQPAYTASFGDWRALSGKAGIGRGIVVQPSFLGADNRLLLQTLQQAPEALRGVAVVADNVNLVEMRRLHDTGVRGIRLNLMGMNDDAEHLRALPSAWWGNLMASGMHLELHADVGRIATLLPWVPSGVTVVLDHFAKPAAANADDPTLRAVQRRAGNGDAVYITLSGVYRLGGSDERSGSMPGNDHARALARLWLDVLGSKRLLWGSDWPCTNHEAHADYDRLRSQLDWLIADDATRAAILADNPAALYWRA
- a CDS encoding DUF1569 domain-containing protein — its product is MNRRIVLGAGVVAAAATAGWIALPSGKHPLTVAAATDALARLRGTKINHAGGWNPAQVFAHLAQSIEYSMTGFPQPKSPLFQSTVGAAAFAVFHSKGAMKHSLTEPIPGAPAIAATDDQTAALDRALKALADFDKFNGALQPHFAYGALDKKAYAAAHAMHVYNHLTEFSVA
- a CDS encoding class I SAM-dependent methyltransferase — encoded protein: MTPTATTVAAAESAGGSQIQFWDRAAQGKVFAHPLDGERFQRVVPATAAVLDYGCGRGRLCGELGKSGYRNVVGVDYSPEMIATAQREHPGARFDVVDGATLPFADGQFDAVVLFAVLTCIADDAAQRDLIAELRRVLQPGGLLLVSDYPLQGDARNVSRYDAFAAETSTDAAARSVLPYGVFRLPDGGLVRHHTMAWLAALFADFTVLDQVMFDAKTMNGNAARIVQWWLRA